A genomic region of Deinococcus sp. KSM4-11 contains the following coding sequences:
- a CDS encoding PleD family two-component system response regulator codes for MAYTILVADDEPAIRTMLEVILSADGHDIVAVSDGKAALDYLRDHTPDVMLLDIKMPHMDGFEICSRVKRIKRLRTIPVLLLTGFDDDQTRDHAKLVGADDIVYKPLSGKNLRGRVNQLVEARRR; via the coding sequence ATGGCGTACACCATCCTCGTCGCGGACGATGAACCGGCCATCCGCACCATGCTGGAGGTCATCCTGTCGGCCGACGGGCATGACATCGTGGCAGTGTCGGACGGCAAGGCCGCGCTCGACTATCTCAGGGACCATACGCCGGACGTGATGCTGCTGGACATCAAGATGCCGCACATGGACGGCTTTGAAATCTGCTCCCGCGTGAAGCGCATCAAGCGCCTGCGAACCATTCCTGTGCTGCTTCTCACGGGCTTCGACGATGATCAGACACGCGACCATGCCAAACTCGTGGGCGCAGACGATATCGTGTACAAGCCGCTGTCCGGGAAGAACCTGCGCGGCCGCGTGAACCAGCTGGTGGAGGCGCGGCGGCGATAG